The DNA sequence TTGGGTTTGATTTTCCTAATACAATTTAGCACACAATCGGTGACCCACTGTAATACCATGATAGAAGTTCATAAAGTTCGATCCTAAAACTAATTGGAAGAGGAGTGACTTATTggaattttatagtaatttcaattctcaatttacattaatataagatattatcataattatttttttcatttttttcatcacCATACCTTAGAGTTTGAAAACTGTAATAAACATATGGTCATATTAATCTTGATTATGGAAGTAATAGAATATTAAACATAAGTGACTATTCTACTAGTGGCatataatcatttttctttttagtttctcCAACTGTTCATGACAAGTGTGTATTAAGAATAACGACTTGCATACTGTTCTATCGGCCAATCATTTAGTTTACTCCTATTATTATTTCCACACTAGTACATAGACACGCTAACttttacttcctccgtcccttaaaatttgacaTCATTTGATTCGATActggttttaaaaaatataatagaaaacgagttgaaaaagttagtgacatGTGTGCcctatttttgtatattagttttaagataaaatgtgagtgagaatgaattaGTGATATATGAGGTTAACtgccaaaaataataaaattaaaaattgacaaataagtgacaaattttcaaggacgAAATGAGTAATTAGCATTAAATTGGATCGTGTTTCAGCTTTTGGGATTGAATTcgcatttttttataatatgatcTCGAAGCAGgcaaacttttcattttagaaggTTTATAGGcctttttccaatttttagttctttttattattatctctcataaaatacataaattgattaaaatattggaGTATAAAATGTTCTGTTCCTATAGatatataatcattaaaaCTTTAATAACGAATGTACAAACATTAAACCATCCATGTGATAATAACGTTATATTTCATAATCGCATtgtatgttttatttgaatcGTGAAAATTATTCACTTAGATTGTGATTAGATCGGTGATTAGATAAATTGATTGTAGATCATGTAATCAGACCaaaattattctttaatttagcttttttagttatataagTTGGCGCGAATTTGGCGCCATTTGTATTAACAAATGTATCGATATTCCGAAAGCCATGGAATGCCCCCTTTCTCTCCACCAATCTCCACCTCGCAACCAAACCCCAATTCTTCAACAatgattttcttctttcctttccCTTTCCCCCTTTCCCGAATTCCACCTTAATGTTTTCCAGAAATATCGCACAAACATGGGGTAACAACCTgttcacattttcatattgAAATCAGGTAAAAAAATTGGGGTTTCCCATCATCTccttgctctgtttttcatattttgctCGTCTTCATTTTGCGTTGATAAATACTTTTTCGTTGGTTGCTCAATGCTTTGTACATCTGAAGgctgaattatttttatttttttttgtaatttttcgTTGATCAGATTATTCAACATCtgacaaaattttcatttcttttggtGATAGTCTTTGTTGCTCCAGATATTTAATGATGATATCGCGAGCAATTGGGGCTTTTCTACTGCGTCATTGATTAATAGTTATTGAAAGGGTAGTTGATTGCAACGATAAAGAGAATGCACAAAAATACTGGGATTTTAGCTGTTTTCCAACATTACTTGTTAGCTCACTAATTACATTAGGTAATATAGCCCCGGATCCGACGTGGTACTGAGAGTTCGTTTTGAATAGAGAGGTTTTACTTGTAAGGAAGCATGATTTTTGTAGAGATACATACACAAACATGGATAGCTTGAGAATGTGCTTCCAAGTGGAATTGATCTCTGATTGTAGACATGGACAGTAAGTTCTGTGGACAGACTTATGCTGATTCGCCCAGCTCATCACAAAGTAATCACAATATAAACTTGCGGAACATCTCTGTGCAGACGGGGGAGGAATTTTTAGATGAATTTTTGAGGAGAAGAGTTCATGTTGCAAATGATGCTGATCAGACACACCTGAGTAAAACAGGTTCTGATGTTGTTCAGAATGAACGTATTACAAGTCTTCATGATACTAGGAAAAGAGATACCGAGATTTGCCcagattatttatatttctcttCTGGCGAGGGACATGCAGTAGAGGTGAATTCCAAGTATTATGTGAACGGATCAAATGCGTATTACAGGGAATTGCAGGTAAATGGGCAGAATCATAGAGAGTTTTCCGAGAATTTGGATAGAGGCGGTCCATCTGGTCCACTTGTCCACTCATCAGAGTCTCCTCGTTCAAATCTGAGTTCTAGTAAAGGATCAGGATTTACAGACAATTCATTTTCAGTAAAGTTAAAATTCCTCTGCAGTTTTGGAGGAAAAATATTGCCACGACCAAACGATGGGAAACTTAGATATGTTGGTGGTGATACACGGATTATATCTCTTGGGAAAAATGCAACCTATCTGGAGCTTTTGAAAAAAACTATGGTGATCTGTAAGTACCATCATACGATCAAATACCAACTTCCCGGGGAAGATCTGGACGCACTTATATCTGTGGCTTCTGATGAAGATCTTCTTCTTATGATCGAAGAATATCACGATCTAGAGAAAATTTCTCAGAGATTGAGACTTTTTCTTGTTGCTTCTGGTGATCTTGAGCGTCCATATTCTTCAGAAGGTAGGACTTCTGATTCTCCATATGTTGTTGCTGTTAACGGCTTGGTGGATTCTAGCCCTCAAAGAAGCTACAGCAGGGAGAGCTTGGAAAGCCAGTGGACAAATAATGTTGAGACTCCATCTCTACAAATGGACTCCCCTACTCCTTTTCGTTATTTAGAAAATCAGAATGGAGGTGGTTCGTTAAATACCACATGGACACTTTCAAGCCCCAGCGGTCAGGCCTTTAGTACTCCTCAATTACCTTCCACGACCTATGTGTCACCATCTCCGTTGTCTCTTTTTCAGTTTACAGATCCCAATGCTTCCTACATGAAAGGGTGTGAAGATGTTCATTCTTCATATGCATATACGAGCAATTTTCCATATGTTATGGAAAGCCCTGCAAACAAAAATCCCCGTTGTTTTGATGCTTCAGTCTATTACCATAACCAGCATGTTGATACGCAGCCAGTTATGGATAGCTCAAATCAAAACAACTATATGGTACAAGCACATGCTACTCCTTTAGTGTTGTCTCAGTTTCATATGCCTAGTAGAGACCTTCAGCCTCCATCATATGCTCCCAGGTTTGTCGATGCTGGGATAGGTTTTTCGAATGTGCCACCACATTCCGAAAAGTTAGTTCCTTCTCAAGATAAATTTGGTTTTTCTCCAGTTAATGGTGGTAATGCCAACTCTCACTGGATAAACACCAATCGTATTCTTGAATCACAGCCAACGAATGAAGAGTCATCAAGTGTCCCGTTAGACCAAGAGATAGAAATGATTTCATTGGCTTTTACTGGAGAAAAGTTACCATCCCTTGCAGTGTCTGTTTCATCTCTTCAGGAAGTTGAAGGCCAGAAAGAACGTGAAAATGATCAAGTAACTAGGAATGAGTATCAAGTTTTTCATGAAACTGTCAATCTTAACAAGGATTTTATTGAATGGGGGGAAGATACACTAATGCCAGTGAATAATGATTCTGTTGATCAGGATAGGGAAACTTATGCCATTGAGCAGAATTCTATCTTAAATGACGAGTTTTTGGAGCACACAAAGAATTTGCCTCAAATAATCTGCCGCGCAGATTCACAACTCTCTCTTCATGTCTCAAAGTCTAAGTTGCAGATGAATGGAAGCAAAAACTCTTCTTCATCATTTAGTACTGCAGAATATCCAGCAGATTACTGGAAAGAGCTTTCTGGAAACTGCCAAATATGTAAGAATGAGCCTGAATTTCTCATCAAGAGCCAAACAGGACCTCATGCAACTGACTGTGATACAGCTTTCTTTGGTAGTCATGTGCTTCATCCAGTTTCAACCAATGGAAATACCCAGTCGCAATGTGTCGATTCAGTTCTTCATCCAGATAATTCTAGTGCACGTTTATGCTTGACAGATCATCTCCTATTTCCAGAAACAATCTTAGACCATGCTCTGGACGGAGAAGTCTCTTGCCAGAAGGAAATGGTGATGAAGTCTAGCGACATGGAAAGTTCTCATGAAtgcaaaaataagaaaattccATGCATAAATTCTCTGGAGGACTTGATTATTACAAATGACACCTTTGGCAACTCTCAGTACCCAAATAATTGTCATAAATCTGGCATACTGCAAGGTCCTGGTAAAGTTGAAGATGTGGCTGGGCAACATGTAATCCCTACCTCCTCAACAAATGTCATTCCAAGACCAGATGAACACAATGAAGCTTCTGAGTCCCCTGAAGATACACCAGGAACTGAAAGTCATCCCTCTGAATCTAATGATTATGTATAACATTCTTAGTACTTCAATTTCCAAATATGAGGAGTTGATTTTTGGTGGGATTTGATTTACTTGTACCCTCAAATATAGGATGTTGAAGTTGATGAAGTGACTACAATTGAATCATTTAGTGAAGCTGCAGTCATTGAAATGGAAGCTAGCATCTATGGTTTGCAGGTTCACCACTACACTAACTTCTCTAGCCTGCTAagtttttccttcattttgtCAGTTTATTCGCTCATGATTGCATGTGGAA is a window from the Salvia hispanica cultivar TCC Black 2014 chromosome 1, UniMelb_Shisp_WGS_1.0, whole genome shotgun sequence genome containing:
- the LOC125217104 gene encoding uncharacterized protein LOC125217104 isoform X1, which produces MDSKFCGQTYADSPSSSQSNHNINLRNISVQTGEEFLDEFLRRRVHVANDADQTHLSKTGSDVVQNERITSLHDTRKRDTEICPDYLYFSSGEGHAVEVNSKYYVNGSNAYYRELQVNGQNHREFSENLDRGGPSGPLVHSSESPRSNLSSSKGSGFTDNSFSVKLKFLCSFGGKILPRPNDGKLRYVGGDTRIISLGKNATYLELLKKTMVICKYHHTIKYQLPGEDLDALISVASDEDLLLMIEEYHDLEKISQRLRLFLVASGDLERPYSSEGRTSDSPYVVAVNGLVDSSPQRSYSRESLESQWTNNVETPSLQMDSPTPFRYLENQNGGGSLNTTWTLSSPSGQAFSTPQLPSTTYVSPSPLSLFQFTDPNASYMKGCEDVHSSYAYTSNFPYVMESPANKNPRCFDASVYYHNQHVDTQPVMDSSNQNNYMVQAHATPLVLSQFHMPSRDLQPPSYAPRFVDAGIGFSNVPPHSEKLVPSQDKFGFSPVNGGNANSHWINTNRILESQPTNEESSSVPLDQEIEMISLAFTGEKLPSLAVSVSSLQEVEGQKERENDQVTRNEYQVFHETVNLNKDFIEWGEDTLMPVNNDSVDQDRETYAIEQNSILNDEFLEHTKNLPQIICRADSQLSLHVSKSKLQMNGSKNSSSSFSTAEYPADYWKELSGNCQICKNEPEFLIKSQTGPHATDCDTAFFGSHVLHPVSTNGNTQSQCVDSVLHPDNSSARLCLTDHLLFPETILDHALDGEVSCQKEMVMKSSDMESSHECKNKKIPCINSLEDLIITNDTFGNSQYPNNCHKSGILQGPGKVEDVAGQHVIPTSSTNVIPRPDEHNEASESPEDTPGTESHPSESNDYDVEVDEVTTIESFSEAAVIEMEASIYGLQIIRNSDLEDLQELGSGTFGTVFHGKWRGTDVAIKRIKKSCFAGRSSEQEKLAKDFWREAKILSTLHHPNIVAFYGVVPDGPGGTLATVTEYLVNGSLRHVLLRKGRVLDQRRKVIIALDAAFGMEYLHLKNIVHFDLKCDNLLVNLGDPHRPVCKVGDFGLSRIKRNTLVSGGVRGTLPWMAPELLNGNSSRVSEKVDVFSFGIALWEILTGEEPYMNMHCGAIIGGIVSDALRPPVPERCDPEWRKLMEQCWSHEPEARPPFSEITRRLQGMSKAILPKRVNRVKR
- the LOC125217104 gene encoding uncharacterized protein LOC125217104 isoform X3 — protein: MDSKFCGQTYADSPSSSQSNHNINLRNISVQTGEEFLDEFLRRRVHVANDADQTHLSKTGSDVVQNERITSLHDTRKRDTEICPDYLYFSSGEGHAVEVNSKYYVNGSNAYYRELQVNGQNHREFSENLDRGGPSGPLVHSSESPRSNLSSSKGSGFTDNSFSVKLKFLCSFGGKILPRPNDGKLRYVGGDTRIISLGKNATYLELLKKTMVICKYHHTIKYQLPGEDLDALISVASDEDLLLMIEEYHDLEKISQRLRLFLVASGDLERPYSSEGRTSDSPYVVAVNGLVDSSPQRSYSRESLESQWTNNVETPSLQMDSPTPFRYLENQNGGGSLNTTWTLSSPSGQAFSTPQLPSTTYVSPSPLSLFQFTDPNASYMKGCEDVHSSYAYTSNFPYVMESPANKNPRCFDASVYYHNQHVDTQPVMDSSNQNNYMVQAHATPLVLSQFHMPSRDLQPPSYAPRFVDAGIGFSNVPPHSEKLVPSQDKFGFSPVNGGNANSHWINTNRILESQPTNEESSSVPLDQEIEMISLAFTGEKLPSLAVSVSSLQEVEGQKERENDQVTRNEYQVFHETVNLNKDFIEWGEDTLMPVNNDSVDQDRETYAIEQNSILNDEFLEHTKNLPQIICRADSQLSLHVSKSKLQMNGSKNSSSSFSTAEYPADYWKELSGNCQICKNEPEFLIKSQTGPHATDCDTAFFGSHVLHPVSTNGNTQSQCVDSVLHPDNSSARLCLTDHLLFPETILDHALDGEVSCQKEMVMKSSDMESSHECKNKKIPCINSLEDLIITNDTFGNSQYPNNCHKSGILQGPGKVEDVAGQHVIPTSSTNVIPRPDEHNEASESPEDTPGTESHPSESNDYDVEVDEVTTIESFSEAAVIEMEASIYGLQIIRNSDLEDLQELGSGTFGTVFHGKWRGTDVAIKRIKKSCFAGRSSEQEKLAKDFWREAKILSTLHHPNIVAFYGVVPDGPGGTLATVTEYLVNGSLRHVLLRKGRVLDQRRKVIIALDAAFGMEYLHLKNIVHFDLKCDNLLVNLGDPHRPVCKVGDFGLSRIKRNTLVSGGVRGTLPWMAPELLNGNSSRVSEKMFSPLASRCGRF
- the LOC125217104 gene encoding uncharacterized protein LOC125217104 isoform X2 gives rise to the protein MDSKFCGQTYADSPSSSQSNHNINLRNISVQTGEEFLDEFLRRRVHVANDADQTHLSKTGSDVVQNERITSLHDTRKRDTEICPDYLYFSSGEGHAVEVNSKYYVNGSNAYYRELQVNGQNHREFSENLDRGGPSGPLVHSSESPRSNLSSSKGSGFTDNSFSVKLKFLCSFGGKILPRPNDGKLRYVGGDTRIISLGKNATYLELLKKTMVICKYHHTIKYQLPGEDLDALISVASDEDLLLMIEEYHDLEKISQRLRLFLVASGDLERPYSSEGRTSDSPYVVAVNGLVDSSPQRSYSRESLESQWTNNVETPSLQMDSPTPFRYLENQNGGGSLNTTWTLSSPSGQAFSTPQLPSTTYVSPSPLSLFQFTDPNASYMKGCEDVHSSYAYTSNFPYVMESPANKNPRCFDASVYYHNQHVDTQPVMDSSNQNNYMVQAHATPLVLSQFHMPSRDLQPPSYAPRFVDAGIGFSNVPPHSEKLVPSQDKFGFSPVNGGNANSHWINTNRILESQPTNEESSSVPLDQEIEMISLAFTGEKLPSLAVSVSSLQEVEGQKERENDQVTRNEYQVFHETVNLNKDFIEWGEDTLMPVNNDSVDQDRETYAIEQNSILNDEFLEHTKNLPQIICRADSQLSLHVSKSKLQMNGSKNSSSSFSTAEYPADYWKELSGNCQICKNEPEFLIKSQTGPHATDCDTAFFGSHVLHPVSTNGNTQSQCVDSVLHPDNSSARLCLTDHLLFPETILDHALDGEVSCQKEMVMKSSDMESSHECKNKKIPCINSLEDLIITNDTFGNSQYPNNCHKSGILQGPGKVEDVAGQHVIPTSSTNVIPRPDEHNEASESPEDTPGTESHPSESNDYDVEVDEVTTIESFSEAAVIEMEASIYGLQIIRNSDLEDLQELGSGTFGTVFHGKWRGTDVAIKRIKKSCFAGRSSEQEKLAKDFWREAKILSTLHHPNIVAFYGVVPDGPGGTLATVTEYLVNGSLRHVLLRKGRVLDQRRKVIIALDAAFGMEYLHLKNIVHFDLKCDNLLVNLGDPHRPVCKVGDFGLSRIKRNTLVSGGVRGTLPWMAPELLNGNSSRVSEKVDVFSFGIALWEILTGEEPYMNMHCGAIIGVE